Proteins found in one Corynebacterium freneyi genomic segment:
- a CDS encoding phage portal protein translates to MNQWPDDLAVMMRQLVGQITQHEKTNKLKELFYRGSPPVRNMGIAIPENLVSVTPAAGWPAILVDSIAERIDFLGFSATGGHGEVLAEITRMSGLRTEFPKAVTDSLVYGVGFLEIRPRVVGGMVRAVARAVDPMSATFRWNDEGTEVAAGLVVKHTEDGQMLRTLYLPDETWWEVPTGERGKVEVRHEVHGRGIAGLVPILNRVRSGHARGHSEITPAVQYLTEHGVRTLLGMEYNREIYTAPGRHVEDAYPETVGMSEEASQRENRRAAWNASMSSFTVFPPTEVVDEDGNVTVRTPKVGQFTASSPGPYIDELKMVTQMLAAEGGIPAEYLGFVTDNPSSAEAIQAREFKLVKKSELKNRQQVPTLVGRVAPLMWHIVFGEPMAEEEQSDLDVLFRNPAMPTLAAAADAWTKAAGAGLVPGRSAVGYELMGFTPEQIRRIEADWARDTSRALVGDLADRAAKARAESTRVEQLKQQTQVEGVAWDADDAADDG, encoded by the coding sequence GTGAATCAGTGGCCGGATGATCTGGCGGTGATGATGCGACAGTTGGTGGGGCAGATCACCCAGCACGAGAAGACCAACAAGCTCAAGGAACTGTTCTACCGGGGGAGCCCTCCGGTGCGGAATATGGGTATCGCGATTCCCGAGAACCTTGTGTCCGTGACTCCGGCGGCCGGGTGGCCGGCCATTTTGGTGGATTCGATTGCCGAGCGCATCGACTTCCTGGGGTTCTCGGCTACTGGTGGGCACGGTGAGGTGCTGGCGGAGATCACGCGGATGTCGGGGCTGCGGACGGAGTTCCCGAAGGCGGTGACCGACTCTTTGGTGTACGGGGTGGGTTTCCTGGAGATCCGACCCCGTGTGGTCGGCGGCATGGTGCGGGCGGTTGCTCGGGCGGTGGATCCGATGTCGGCGACGTTCCGGTGGAACGACGAGGGCACGGAGGTCGCCGCGGGTCTGGTGGTCAAGCACACCGAAGACGGCCAGATGCTGCGGACGTTGTACCTGCCCGATGAGACCTGGTGGGAGGTGCCCACCGGAGAGCGGGGGAAGGTTGAGGTCCGCCACGAGGTGCATGGCCGCGGTATCGCGGGCCTGGTTCCTATCTTGAACCGGGTTCGGTCCGGGCACGCGAGGGGGCATTCGGAGATCACCCCGGCGGTGCAGTACCTCACCGAGCATGGCGTCCGCACGCTGCTCGGCATGGAGTACAACCGGGAGATATACACCGCGCCGGGTCGGCATGTCGAGGACGCGTACCCGGAGACGGTGGGGATGTCGGAGGAGGCGTCGCAGCGGGAGAACCGCCGGGCGGCATGGAATGCGTCGATGTCGAGCTTCACTGTGTTCCCGCCGACCGAGGTGGTCGATGAGGACGGCAACGTGACGGTGCGGACTCCGAAGGTCGGGCAGTTCACAGCGTCGTCGCCGGGCCCGTACATCGATGAGTTGAAGATGGTCACGCAGATGCTCGCCGCCGAGGGTGGCATCCCCGCCGAGTACCTCGGATTCGTGACCGACAACCCGTCGTCGGCGGAGGCGATCCAGGCTCGCGAGTTCAAGCTGGTGAAGAAGTCGGAGCTGAAGAACCGGCAGCAGGTGCCGACGCTGGTGGGGAGGGTGGCCCCGCTGATGTGGCACATCGTTTTCGGGGAGCCGATGGCCGAGGAGGAGCAGTCCGATCTTGATGTGCTGTTCCGTAATCCGGCGATGCCGACGTTGGCGGCTGCGGCGGATGCGTGGACGAAGGCGGCTGGTGCTGGGCTGGTCCCGGGCCGGTCCGCGGTCGGCTACGAGCTGATGGGGTTCACCCCGGAGCAGATTCGCCGGATTGAGGCGGACTGGGCGCGGGATACGTCGAGGGCGCTGGTTGGTGACCTCGCGGATCGTGCGGCGAAGGCCCGCGCGGAGTCCACCCGTGTGGAGCAGTTGAAGCAGCAGACGCAGGTCGAGGGGGTGGCGTGGGATGCCGATGACGCCGCAGATGATGGCTGA
- a CDS encoding Ig domain-containing protein has product MANVANITSSNPGRNGVFFRAPVGTPLPTNASDDLDPLFVDQGIVGEDGVAQAITRDPEDVKAYGGDTVYTLQTDYGQEFTLTVYESTNVPTLKTVFGDSNVVETDEGLKVVHNKTRLPRSSAVFEHLIDQGVKRQVAEQAQVVSVGDIVNVHSDIVKYELTIKLYPDSEGNLLYEFYAFLGGEGPLQIVSQVIVGGQAGVEYTAKLIAAGGASPYTWEAVGALPDGLSLAPDGTLSGTPTAEGTHTVTAKVTDSDGKAVQKPLELKVAPAAEG; this is encoded by the coding sequence ATGGCGAACGTCGCCAACATCACTTCTTCCAATCCGGGCCGTAATGGTGTGTTTTTCCGCGCGCCGGTCGGCACTCCGCTGCCGACCAACGCGTCCGACGATCTCGATCCGCTGTTCGTCGACCAGGGCATCGTCGGTGAGGACGGTGTAGCTCAGGCCATTACCCGTGACCCCGAGGATGTCAAGGCGTATGGCGGTGACACCGTTTACACGTTGCAGACGGATTACGGCCAGGAGTTCACCCTGACCGTGTACGAGTCCACGAACGTCCCGACCCTCAAGACTGTTTTCGGTGACTCCAACGTCGTCGAGACCGACGAGGGCCTGAAGGTCGTCCACAACAAGACCCGACTGCCGCGCAGCTCGGCGGTGTTCGAGCACCTCATCGACCAGGGCGTGAAGCGTCAGGTCGCTGAGCAGGCGCAGGTCGTGTCCGTCGGCGACATCGTCAACGTGCACTCGGACATCGTCAAGTACGAGCTGACGATCAAGCTGTACCCCGACTCCGAGGGCAATCTGCTGTACGAGTTCTACGCGTTCCTGGGTGGTGAGGGTCCGCTGCAGATCGTGTCGCAGGTCATCGTCGGCGGCCAGGCCGGTGTCGAGTACACCGCCAAGCTCATTGCCGCTGGTGGTGCCTCCCCGTACACCTGGGAGGCTGTCGGTGCCCTGCCGGATGGTCTGTCGCTGGCTCCGGACGGCACCCTGTCGGGCACCCCTACGGCAGAGGGCACGCACACCGTGACCGCGAAGGTCACTGACTCTGACGGCAAGGCCGTGCAGAAGCCGCTGGAACTCAAGGTTGCGCCGGCCGCTGAGGGCTAG
- a CDS encoding major capsid protein has protein sequence MEFLTDPSPMDLTGVIRLTTEAYEAERSTLAQFLPNTHINSNVAKLSDIVATQGDAAEVRSYDAEAPIGKAAEKVRAITFELPPVSQKLRVTEANQLTDIATSNLGATVNRYGKQVGEAIADRLELFRGEVLATGKIDIQGENGVYVDVDFGRDSAMEPTVGTSWEDASATPLADLEEWLEAYSDHNDGDASTLVLSKRALRTLVRNKEIIGAVTDAPAKTRVTPAMVVSLLTEFGITEVVTYDRKVRVAGSQKRVLAEDTALLLPSAADLAVGRTVFGTTVEAAEAAYGYGIAPEDAPGIVVGAWRQNDPAGVWVHGTAIAAPVLTNPDLAMAAKISK, from the coding sequence ATGGAGTTTCTCACCGATCCGTCGCCGATGGATCTCACCGGAGTCATCCGGCTGACTACGGAGGCATACGAGGCGGAGCGTTCGACGCTCGCCCAGTTCCTCCCGAACACGCACATCAACAGCAACGTCGCGAAGCTGTCCGACATCGTCGCGACGCAGGGTGACGCCGCCGAGGTGCGTTCCTACGATGCGGAAGCCCCGATCGGCAAGGCCGCGGAGAAGGTCCGCGCCATCACGTTCGAGCTGCCCCCGGTGTCGCAGAAGCTGCGCGTCACTGAAGCCAACCAGCTCACCGACATTGCGACGAGCAACCTCGGTGCGACCGTCAACCGCTACGGCAAGCAGGTCGGCGAGGCCATCGCCGACCGGCTGGAGCTGTTCCGCGGTGAGGTGCTGGCCACCGGCAAGATCGACATCCAGGGCGAGAACGGCGTCTACGTCGATGTCGACTTCGGTCGCGATTCGGCGATGGAGCCGACCGTGGGGACGTCGTGGGAGGACGCGAGCGCGACGCCGCTGGCCGACCTTGAGGAGTGGCTGGAGGCGTACTCCGACCACAACGATGGTGACGCCAGCACGCTCGTGCTGTCGAAGCGTGCCCTGCGCACCCTGGTGCGCAACAAGGAGATCATCGGTGCTGTCACCGATGCCCCGGCGAAGACCCGTGTCACCCCGGCGATGGTCGTCTCCCTGCTCACCGAGTTCGGCATCACCGAGGTCGTGACCTACGACCGGAAGGTCCGTGTCGCCGGTTCGCAGAAGCGTGTCCTCGCTGAGGACACGGCGCTGCTGCTGCCGTCCGCCGCTGATCTGGCTGTCGGCCGCACGGTTTTCGGCACCACCGTCGAGGCCGCCGAGGCTGCGTACGGGTACGGCATCGCCCCGGAGGACGCGCCGGGCATTGTCGTCGGCGCGTGGCGCCAGAATGACCCTGCCGGCGTGTGGGTGCATGGCACTGCGATTGCCGCGCCGGTGCTGACCAACCCGGATCTGGCGATGGCCGCGAAGATCTCGAAGTAG